Proteins encoded by one window of Lacerta agilis isolate rLacAgi1 chromosome 11, rLacAgi1.pri, whole genome shotgun sequence:
- the C11H18orf32 gene encoding UPF0729 protein C18orf32 homolog — protein sequence MVCIPCIVIPVLLWVYKRFLEPYLYPIISPFIKRIWPKKAVQETAKKDQKGGTESSRELYDAVDDSKTESNGIANGFAESGPPGVSEKKTD from the exons ATGGTGTGCATTCCCTGTATAGTCATTCCCGTTCTGCTGTGGGTCTATAAAAGGTTCCTTGAGCCGTATCTTTATCCCATCATCTCACCTTTCATCAAGCGCATTTGGCCAAAGAAAGCAGTGCAGGAAACAGCAAAGAAAGACCAAAAAGGCGGCACTGAAAGTAGCCGTGAGTTGTACGACGCCGTGGATGATTCTAAA acTGAAAGCAACGGCATCGCAAATGGATTTGCTGAAAGTGGTCCACCAGGGGTTTCTGAGAAAAAGACTGATTAA
- the RPL17 gene encoding 60S ribosomal protein L17 — MVRYSLDPENPTKSCKSRGSNLRVHFKNTRETAQAIKGMHIRKATKYLKDVTLKKQCVPFRRYNGGVGRCAQAKQWGWTQGRWPKKSAEFLLHMLKNAESNAELKGLDVDSLVIEHIQVNKAPKMRRRTYRAHGRINPYMSSPCHIEMILTEKEQIVPKPEEEVAQKKKISQKKLKKQKLMARE, encoded by the exons ATGGTCCGCTACTCACTTGATCCGGAGAACCCCACAAAAT CATGCAAGTCAAGGGGGTCCAACCTTCGTGTTCACTTTAAG AACACACGTGAGACTGCCCAGGCTATCAAGGGTATGCACATCCGGAAAGCTACCAAGTACTTGAAGGATGTGACCCTAAAGAAGCAGTGTGTTCCCTTCCGTCGTTACAATGGTGGCGTTGGCAGATGTGCCCAG GCCAAGCAGTGGGGCTGGACACAGGGGCGTTGGCCAAAAAAGAGTGCTGAGTTCCTCCTGCACATGCTTAAAAATGCTGAGAGCAATGCTGAGCTCAAG ggtctGGATGTAGACTCTCTGGTAATTGAGCACATTCAGGTCAACAAAGCTCCCAAAATGCGCAGGCGAACCTACAGGGCTCATGGTCGCATTAACCCCTACATGAGTTCTCCTTGCCACATTGAGATGATCCTCACAGAGAAGGAGCAAATTGTCCCTAAGCCCGAAGAGGAAGTTGCTCAAAAGAAGAAG ATATCTCAAAAGAAACTGAAGAAGCAGAAACTGATGGCTCGGGAATAA